Proteins from one Triticum aestivum cultivar Chinese Spring chromosome 7A, IWGSC CS RefSeq v2.1, whole genome shotgun sequence genomic window:
- the LOC123147926 gene encoding spermine synthase produces MEGGGARNVSAAAAQTKESADDGSCKPLPPCCVKAQAAVAESEAKCHATVVSGWFTGTRSRSGKPSKVQYFNNPMWPGEAHSLKVEKILYQGKSPYQEVLVFESSTYGNVLVLDGIVQLTDKDECAYQEMVTHLALCSIPSPKNVLVVGGGDGGVLREIAKHDSVESIDICEIDQLVINVCKDFFPRLYVGYKDPRVKLHVGDAVEFLRNSPEGKYDAIIVDSSDPIGPAQELVEKPFFQTIARALKPGGVLSNLAESMWLHTHLIQDMLSICREVFKGGVHYAWASVPTYPSGVIGFLLCAKEGPPVDFLTPVNPIEKIEGATKDGREMRFYNSEIHKAAFILPTFVKRELEAYNSSTEKERPEKPTAKPVKMKVMRDSAITAS; encoded by the exons ATGGAGGGTGGAGGCGCAAGAAATGTTTCTGCAGCGGCAGCACAGACAAAGGAAAGTGCGGATGATGGCTCCTGCAAGCCACTGCCTCCTTGCTGTGTCAAGGCGCAGGCTGCTGTGGCGGAATCTGAGGCCAAGTGCCACGCTACCGTGGTGTCTGGGTGGTTCACAGGAACCCGGTCACGCTCTG GCAAACCAAGCAAAGTGCAGTACTTCAACAATCCAATGTGGCCTG GGGAGGCTCATTCGTTGAAAGTAGAGAAGATTTTGTACCAGGGGAAATCGCCATACCAAGAAGTTTTAGTATTTGAG TCTTCAACCTATGGGAATGTCCTTGTGCTTGATGGAATTGTTCAGCTCACTGACAAGGATGAATGTGCATACCAGGAAATGGTTACTCACCTTGCACTGTGCTCAATTCCATCTCCTAAAAAT GTTTTGGTTGTcggaggtggtgatggtggtgtacTACGAGAAATAGCCAAGCATGATTCAGTGGAGAGTATAGACATATGTGAGATTGATCAGCTAGTTATTAAT GTTTGTAAAGATTTTTTCCCACGTCTATATGTTGGATATAAAGACCCTCGTGTCAAACTTCATGTTGGTGATG CTGTGGAGTTCTTGAGAAACTCTCCAGAAGGAAAATATGATGCCATTATTGTTGATTCATCAGATCCAATTG GGCCAGCTCAGGAACTTGTGGAGAAGCCCTTTTTTCAGACAATTGCTAGGGCTTTAAAGCCTGGCGGTGTTCTTTCTAATCTAGCTGAAAGTATGTGGCTGCACACACATCTAATCCAGGATATGCTTTCTATCTGTCGAGAGGTATTCAAGGGTGGCGTGCACTATGCCTGGGCAAGTGTTCCAACATATCCTAG TGGTGTCATTGGATTTTTGCTATGTGCGAAGGAAGGTCCACCGGTGGACTTCTTAACTCCTGTGAATCCAATCGAGAAAATTGAAGGAGCTACTAAAGATGGACGAGAGATGAGATTTTACAATTCAGAG ATTCATAAGGCTGCTTTTATTCTGCCAACGTTTGTAAAGAGGGAGCTGGAGGCATATAACTCTTCCACTGAAAAG GAGAGACCGGAGAAGCCAACCGCAAAACCAGTGAAGATGAAGGTAATGCGGGACAGCGCTATTACCGCTTCCTAG
- the LOC123147925 gene encoding putative E3 ubiquitin-protein ligase UBR7 isoform X1: MAGDGTDAAFEDEVEPTVTISEYMEGIEAEELEADLVLGGDDGNECTYDAGYLKRQAVFSCLTCVPDGVAGVCTACCLACHDGHEVVELWTKRNFRCDCGNSKFGGHLCKLSPEKDPENPANSYNQNFKGSYCTCSRPYPDPEAKEQVEMIQCCICEDWFHEDHIGLDSMEKIPKDEEGEPLYEEFICHQCSPVCYFLKLYPDTIWASSKQSSVSEAVTANSNGMEGGSSGHADTEKNENGAPVDHQSIENTFVEENRTIDIAASDKSILGDNSGGNCKIGVDINTTSADLEKTMPFFMSKGWRETLCKCGTCTNFYAQRGIAHLTDKEDSIEEYEKIAKQKREKKLEQQEGAEANFINSLNHVQKIEILSGINDMKNELQSFMVKFSAYLTVAHLSMSCWLSLHALIPVACVPPCLCYLVIEIKQLY; this comes from the exons ATGGCCGGCGACGGGACCGACGCCGCCTTCGAGGACGAGGTGGAGCCGACGGTCACCATCAGCGAGTACATGGAAGGCATCGAGGCCGAGGAGCTG GAGGCGGATTTGGTGCTGGGCGGGGACGACGGCAACGAGTGCACCTACGACGCTGGCTACCTCAAGCGCCAGGCcgtcttctcctgcctcacctgcGTGCCCGACGGCGTCGCCGGGGTCTGCACCGCCTGCTGCCTCGCCTGCCACGACGGCCACGAG GTTGTTGAACTTTGGACGAAGCGAAATTTTCGTTGTGACTGTGGCAACTCAAAGTTTGGAGGTCACCTCTGCAAACTTAGTCCTGAGAAAGATCCTGAAAATCCAGCAAATTCTTATAATCAGAACTTCAAGGGTTCCTACTGCACATGCAGTAGGCCCTATCCTGATCCAGAAGCCAAGGAGCAAGTTGAAATGATACAGTGCTGTATTTGTGAGGACTGGTTTCATGAGGATCATATTGGGCTTGACTCTATGGAGAAG ATACCAAAGGATGAGGAAGGGGAGCCACTGTATGAAGAATTCATATGTCATCAATGCTCGCCTGTTTGTTATTTCTTGAAACTCTATCCTGATACGATCTGGGCTTCTAGTAAGCAGAGTTCTGTGTCAGAAGCTGTTACTGCCAATTCAAATGGTATGGAAGGAGGTTCATCAGGTCATGCTGACACTGAGAAAAATGAAAACGGTGCTCCTGTAGACCATCAAAGCATTGAAAATACCTTTGTCGAGGAGAACCGTACAATAGACATTGCAGCTTCAGATAAGTCCATTTTGGGTGACAATTCAGGCGGCAACTGTAAGATAGGAGTGGATATAAATACAACATCAGCTGATTTGGAGAAAACTATGCCCTTTTTCATGTCAAAAGGCTGGAGAGAGACCCTGTGTAAATGTGGAACATGCACCAACTTCTATGCACAACGAGGCATTGCACATCTTACTGATAAGGAGGACTCTATTGAGGAATATGAGAAGATAGCTAAGCAGAAAAGGGAGAAGAAGTTGGAGCAGCAGGAAGGAGCTGAAGCTAACTTCATCAATTCACTTAACCATGTCCAGAAGATAGAGATTCTGAGTGGCATCAATGACATGAAAAATGAGCTTCAATCCTTTATGGTAAAATTCTCTGCTTATTTGACTGTTGCTCACTTGTCCATGAGTTGTTGGTTATCTCTACATGCACTGATACCTGTAGCTTGTGTGCCTCCATGCTTGTGCTATCTAGTCATCGAAATTAAACAACTATACTAA
- the LOC123147925 gene encoding putative E3 ubiquitin-protein ligase UBR7 isoform X2: MAGDGTDAAFEDEVEPTVTISEYMEGIEAEELEADLVLGGDDGNECTYDAGYLKRQAVFSCLTCVPDGVAGVCTACCLACHDGHEVVELWTKRNFRCDCGNSKFGGHLCKLSPEKDPENPANSYNQNFKGSYCTCSRPYPDPEAKEQVEMIQCCICEDWFHEDHIGLDSMEKIPKDEEGEPLYEEFICHQCSPVCYFLKLYPDTIWASSKQSSVSEAVTANSNGMEGGSSGHADTEKNENGAPVDHQSIENTFVEENRTIDIAASDKSILGDNSGGNCKIGVDINTTSADLEKTMPFFMSKGWRETLCKCGTCTNFYAQRGIAHLTDKEDSIEEYEKIAKQKREKKLEQQEGAEANFINSLNHVQKIEILSGINDMKNELQSFMESFDPSKPVTSDDVKSIFKNLARKKQRLS, encoded by the exons ATGGCCGGCGACGGGACCGACGCCGCCTTCGAGGACGAGGTGGAGCCGACGGTCACCATCAGCGAGTACATGGAAGGCATCGAGGCCGAGGAGCTG GAGGCGGATTTGGTGCTGGGCGGGGACGACGGCAACGAGTGCACCTACGACGCTGGCTACCTCAAGCGCCAGGCcgtcttctcctgcctcacctgcGTGCCCGACGGCGTCGCCGGGGTCTGCACCGCCTGCTGCCTCGCCTGCCACGACGGCCACGAG GTTGTTGAACTTTGGACGAAGCGAAATTTTCGTTGTGACTGTGGCAACTCAAAGTTTGGAGGTCACCTCTGCAAACTTAGTCCTGAGAAAGATCCTGAAAATCCAGCAAATTCTTATAATCAGAACTTCAAGGGTTCCTACTGCACATGCAGTAGGCCCTATCCTGATCCAGAAGCCAAGGAGCAAGTTGAAATGATACAGTGCTGTATTTGTGAGGACTGGTTTCATGAGGATCATATTGGGCTTGACTCTATGGAGAAG ATACCAAAGGATGAGGAAGGGGAGCCACTGTATGAAGAATTCATATGTCATCAATGCTCGCCTGTTTGTTATTTCTTGAAACTCTATCCTGATACGATCTGGGCTTCTAGTAAGCAGAGTTCTGTGTCAGAAGCTGTTACTGCCAATTCAAATGGTATGGAAGGAGGTTCATCAGGTCATGCTGACACTGAGAAAAATGAAAACGGTGCTCCTGTAGACCATCAAAGCATTGAAAATACCTTTGTCGAGGAGAACCGTACAATAGACATTGCAGCTTCAGATAAGTCCATTTTGGGTGACAATTCAGGCGGCAACTGTAAGATAGGAGTGGATATAAATACAACATCAGCTGATTTGGAGAAAACTATGCCCTTTTTCATGTCAAAAGGCTGGAGAGAGACCCTGTGTAAATGTGGAACATGCACCAACTTCTATGCACAACGAGGCATTGCACATCTTACTGATAAGGAGGACTCTATTGAGGAATATGAGAAGATAGCTAAGCAGAAAAGGGAGAAGAAGTTGGAGCAGCAGGAAGGAGCTGAAGCTAACTTCATCAATTCACTTAACCATGTCCAGAAGATAGAGATTCTGAGTGGCATCAATGACATGAAAAATGAGCTTCAATCCTTTATG GAATCCTTTGATCCATCAAAACCTGTTACATCTGACGATGTAAAATCTATTTTCAAGAACCTTGCTA